The following are from one region of the Vidua macroura isolate BioBank_ID:100142 chromosome 15, ASM2450914v1, whole genome shotgun sequence genome:
- the NPM1 gene encoding nucleophosmin, with protein MEDSAMDMESMGPLRPQTFLFGCELKADKEFQFKVDDEENEHQLSLRTVTLGAGAKDELHIVEAEALDYEGNPTKVVLASLKMSVQPTVSLGGFEITPPVVLRLKCGSGPVYVSGQHLVALEEEPESDEEEDDAKIVNASTKRPASGGGAKTPQKKPKLAEDDEDDDDDEDDDDDDEDDLEDDEEEIKAPIKKPVREVAGKNMQKAKQNGKDSKPSTPASKSKTPDSKKDKTLTPKTPKVPLSLEEIKAKMQASVDKGTTLPKLEPKFANYVKNCFRTEDQKVIQALWQWRQTL; from the exons ATGGAGGACAGCGCCATGGACATGGAGAGCATGGGCCCCCTGCGCCCGCAGACTTTCCTCTTCG GCTGCGAGCTTAAAGCGGATAAGGAGTTTCAGTTTAAAGTAGATGATGAAGAAAACGAACATCAGTTGTCTCTAAGAACG GTTACTTTAGGAGCTGGAGCCAAAGACGAATTACACATTGTAGAAGCAGAAGCACTGGACTATGAAGGCAACCCTACTAAAGTAGTACTGGCAtctctgaaaatgtcagtgcagCCTACA GTTTCATTGGGTGGCTTCGAGATCACACCACCAGTGGTGTTGAGGTTGAAATGTGGTTCGGGGCCTGTTTACGTCAGTGGTCAGCACCTCGTAG CATtagaagaagaaccagaatcagatgaggaggaagatgatGCAAAAATTGTCAATGCTTCAACAAAGAGACCAGCAAGTGGAGGAGGAGCTAAAACACCACAG aaaaaaccaaaattagcagaagatgatgaagatgaCGATGACGATGAGGATGACGATGATGA TGATGAGGATGACTTAGAGGATgatgaggaagaaattaaagcaCCAATAAAGAAA CCTGTTCGTGAGgttgcaggaaaaaatatgcagaaagcaaagcagaatggaaaagaCTCTAAGCCATCCACACCAGCATCTAAATCAAAA ACTCCAGATTCCAAGAAGGATAAAACTCTAACTCCAAAAACACCAAAAGTCCCTCTGTCATTAGAGgagataaaagcaaaaatgcaaGCATCTGTAGATAAG gGTACTACCCTTCCTAAGCTGGAGCCCAAATTTGCCAACTACGTTAAGAATTGCTTCAGGACGGAGGACCAGAAG GTCATTCAAGCTCTCTGGCAGTGGAGACAGACtctgtaa